A DNA window from Streptococcus mutans contains the following coding sequences:
- a CDS encoding NUDIX hydrolase: MDFEEKTIKRQPIFNGQIFKVAVDNVQLPNQLGTAKRELIFHRGAVAVLAVTPENKLVIVKQYRKAIEKISYEIPAGKLEIGENGTEKEAALRELEEETAYTGDLKLIYEFYTAIGFCNEKIKLYLATNLEKVDNPRPQDDDEVIELFELTYDECMELVRSGDIEDAKTLIALQYFALHFKDK, from the coding sequence ATGGATTTTGAAGAAAAGACCATTAAGCGCCAACCGATTTTTAATGGACAGATTTTTAAGGTTGCTGTTGATAATGTTCAGTTACCCAATCAGTTGGGGACTGCCAAACGTGAATTGATTTTTCATCGTGGAGCTGTGGCAGTATTGGCTGTGACACCTGAGAATAAATTGGTAATCGTCAAGCAATATCGCAAAGCAATAGAAAAAATATCTTATGAAATTCCAGCAGGCAAATTGGAAATTGGTGAGAATGGAACAGAAAAAGAAGCAGCTCTGCGTGAATTAGAAGAAGAAACTGCTTATACAGGCGACCTCAAATTGATTTACGAATTTTATACAGCCATTGGTTTTTGTAATGAAAAAATTAAGCTTTATTTGGCTACTAATTTAGAAAAGGTTGACAATCCTCGTCCACAAGATGATGACGAGGTCATTGAACTTTTTGAATTAACTTATGATGAATGTATGGAATTGGTCAGATCAGGAGATATTGAAGATGCAAAAACGTTAATTGCTCTTCAATACTTTGCTCTGCATTTTAAGGATAAATAA
- the macP gene encoding cell wall synthase accessory phosphoprotein MacP: MGKPLLTDEMIARANRGDKSYDKGHFDSEETIVISTDNQIPQSSYDKTRDLNENYDDYDYEDYDEEPIIKSRRIENAKRGKFQSKLNWILIGVVLLLAFLAYAIFKL, translated from the coding sequence ATGGGAAAGCCCCTGTTAACAGATGAAATGATTGCTCGAGCCAATCGTGGCGATAAGTCCTATGATAAGGGTCATTTTGACTCAGAAGAGACCATTGTCATTTCAACAGATAATCAGATACCTCAATCAAGTTATGATAAAACGCGTGATTTGAATGAAAACTATGACGATTATGATTATGAAGACTATGATGAAGAACCTATTATCAAAAGTCGCCGCATTGAAAATGCGAAACGTGGTAAATTTCAGTCTAAATTAAATTGGATTTTAATAGGAGTCGTTCTTCTTTTAGCCTTTTTAGCTTATGCAATCTTTAAACTATAA